One genomic segment of Planctomycetota bacterium includes these proteins:
- a CDS encoding aminotransferase class I/II-fold pyridoxal phosphate-dependent enzyme, with amino-acid sequence MAVRFTRFASNIGAESAFSVLAVAKKLKAAGKRVVELEIGDSPFPSTPAAKQAGIAAIENDETHYCPSLGTPELRAAAARYLQREHRIAVDATQIVVAPGAKPFEQFFCEAFLEAGDDVLVFTPCFPTYAPNLARREANPWYAPLRVENEFRPRADDVARFLREAKRPRGIFLNFPHNPTGGVATADDLRAIADLIRGRDVVVFSDEPYDQMVWRGRHESLLAQHGMLDQCVAAYTFSKSYSMSGWRLGFAASSTAVIDTLGKLLNTTLSCVAPLVQRAGAAALDHDTVPRDAMMAEFRKKMELLAGRLDQVPGFKCPFPAATFYAFASVAEVCNRLGITSHGLAMFLLEAADDAFGVACLGGECFGAGGEGFIRFSCAEPDAALEEAVAFITQAITRTDRVRNYVASHEQYRLTQPYATT; translated from the coding sequence ATGGCGGTTCGGTTCACGCGGTTTGCCTCGAACATCGGCGCCGAAAGCGCCTTCAGCGTCCTGGCCGTCGCCAAAAAGCTCAAAGCGGCCGGCAAGCGAGTGGTCGAACTCGAAATCGGCGACAGCCCCTTCCCGTCGACCCCGGCCGCCAAGCAAGCCGGCATCGCCGCGATCGAAAACGACGAGACGCACTACTGCCCCAGCCTGGGGACGCCCGAGCTGCGCGCCGCGGCCGCCCGCTATCTGCAGCGCGAGCATCGCATCGCGGTCGACGCCACGCAAATCGTCGTCGCGCCGGGGGCCAAGCCGTTCGAGCAGTTCTTCTGTGAAGCGTTTCTCGAAGCCGGCGACGACGTGCTGGTCTTCACTCCTTGCTTTCCCACGTACGCGCCGAACCTGGCGCGACGCGAGGCCAACCCCTGGTACGCGCCGCTGCGCGTCGAGAACGAGTTCCGCCCGCGGGCCGATGACGTGGCCCGCTTCTTGCGCGAAGCGAAACGGCCGCGCGGCATCTTTCTGAACTTCCCGCACAATCCGACGGGCGGTGTGGCCACGGCGGACGACTTGCGAGCGATTGCCGATCTGATTCGCGGCCGCGACGTGGTCGTCTTTAGCGACGAGCCATACGACCAGATGGTCTGGCGCGGGCGGCACGAATCGCTGCTGGCCCAGCACGGCATGCTCGACCAGTGCGTGGCCGCGTACACCTTCAGCAAGTCGTACAGCATGAGCGGCTGGCGGCTGGGCTTTGCGGCGTCGAGCACAGCCGTAATCGACACGCTGGGCAAGTTGTTGAACACGACGTTGTCGTGCGTGGCGCCGTTGGTCCAGCGGGCCGGCGCGGCCGCGCTCGACCACGACACCGTGCCCCGCGACGCGATGATGGCCGAGTTCCGCAAGAAGATGGAGCTGCTGGCTGGCCGGCTCGATCAGGTGCCGGGCTTCAAGTGTCCGTTTCCGGCGGCGACGTTCTATGCGTTCGCATCAGTGGCCGAGGTGTGCAACCGGCTGGGCATCACTTCGCACGGGCTGGCGATGTTCCTGCTGGAAGCGGCCGACGACGCGTTCGGCGTGGCGTGCCTGGGAGGCGAGTGCTTCGGTGCCGGCGGCGAAGGATTCATTCGTTTCAGTTGCGCCGAACCCGACGCGGCCTTGGAAGAAGCCGTCGCGTTCATTACCCAAGCGATCACACGCACCGACCGCGTGAGGAACTACGTGGCCAGCCACGAGCAGTATCGGTTGACGCAGCCCTACGCGACGACGTAG
- a CDS encoding replication-associated recombination protein A: protein MSLFAASEDQNRRRAQPLAARMRPLSLDEFAGQQHLLGPGKLLNRLLKADRLGSVIFYGPPGTGKTTLARLLASASRSYFVQLNAVTSGVKELREVLEQARDRLAAEGRKTLLFVDEIHRFNKSQQDVLLPDVEDGSVILVGATTQNPFFAINSALVSRSRVFQFQPLSPDDVRGLIRRALADKQRGLGQIPVHLHDDALEFLVESSDGDARRALSALEVGVLSSDERPVELTRALAEESVQRKAIEYDPTGDTHYDCASALIKSIRGSDPDAAIYWLARMLEGGEDVRFLARRIVILASEDVGNADPHALPLAVAAMQATEFVGLPECQLTLAQAVAYLACAPKSNAATVAIGEARSDIANQRVLPVPVHLRDKHYDGAKRLGHGAGYEYSHDAPDAVSAQDYLGVDREYYRPVSRGFEKELAERLTAIRAKLRTGKEAERSATAEEQSTTTTQRTRRKE, encoded by the coding sequence ATGTCACTTTTTGCCGCCAGCGAGGACCAGAATCGCCGGCGGGCTCAACCGTTGGCGGCGCGGATGCGCCCCCTCTCGCTCGATGAATTCGCCGGCCAACAACACTTACTCGGCCCGGGAAAGCTGCTGAACCGGCTGCTCAAGGCCGATCGGCTGGGCTCGGTGATTTTCTATGGCCCGCCCGGCACCGGCAAAACCACGCTGGCACGATTGCTGGCCTCGGCCAGCCGCAGCTACTTTGTGCAACTCAACGCGGTAACTTCCGGCGTCAAGGAGCTGCGCGAGGTACTCGAGCAAGCCCGCGACCGACTGGCCGCCGAGGGGCGCAAGACGCTCCTCTTTGTCGATGAGATCCACCGCTTCAACAAGTCACAGCAAGACGTGCTGCTGCCCGATGTCGAAGACGGCAGCGTGATCCTCGTCGGCGCGACGACGCAGAATCCGTTCTTTGCCATCAACAGCGCGCTGGTCAGCCGCAGCCGCGTGTTCCAGTTTCAGCCTCTTTCACCCGACGACGTGCGCGGCCTGATCCGTCGCGCCTTGGCCGACAAGCAGCGCGGCTTGGGCCAGATACCCGTCCACCTGCACGACGACGCGCTCGAATTCCTGGTCGAGTCGAGCGACGGCGACGCCCGCCGCGCCCTGTCGGCCCTGGAAGTCGGCGTGCTGTCGAGCGACGAACGCCCCGTCGAGCTGACCCGCGCGCTGGCCGAGGAATCGGTGCAGCGCAAGGCGATTGAATATGACCCGACCGGCGACACGCACTACGACTGCGCCAGCGCGCTGATCAAGAGCATCCGCGGCAGCGATCCCGACGCGGCGATCTATTGGCTGGCCCGGATGCTCGAAGGAGGCGAAGACGTGCGCTTTCTGGCGCGGCGGATCGTCATCCTGGCCAGCGAGGACGTCGGCAATGCCGACCCGCACGCCCTGCCGTTGGCGGTGGCGGCCATGCAAGCGACCGAGTTCGTCGGCCTGCCCGAGTGTCAACTGACGCTGGCCCAGGCGGTGGCGTACCTGGCCTGCGCGCCCAAGTCGAACGCGGCCACGGTGGCGATCGGCGAAGCCCGCTCGGACATCGCCAACCAGCGCGTGCTACCGGTGCCGGTCCATCTGCGCGACAAGCATTACGACGGGGCCAAGCGACTTGGTCACGGCGCGGGCTATGAATACTCGCACGACGCGCCCGACGCGGTCTCGGCCCAGGACTACCTGGGCGTCGATCGCGAATACTACCGCCCGGTGTCACGCGGCTTTGAAAAGGAACTGGCCGAACGCCTAACGGCCATCCGCGCAAAACTCCGCACCGGCAAGGAGGCCGAGCGCAGCGCCACAGCGGAAGAACAATCGACCACGACGACACAACGAACACGACGTAAGGAATGA